One Dehalococcoidia bacterium genomic window carries:
- a CDS encoding ABC transporter ATP-binding protein, protein MSDARRIVEMRGVVKTFEDGRVRALDGVDLEVYAGEWVAVVGPSGCGKSTLLHLIAALDRPDSGTIIVNGEDLGKERDLSRHRAREVGLVFQLDNLLPTLTASENVQVPMFEAGISASERQARALNLLDLVGLADKAHNRPSQLSGGERQRVAIARALANEPGILLADEPTGRLDSTSGRRILDLLDDLRRKRGLTIILVTHDPAVAARSDRVVRMLDGRVVGEERLQAAPGAAAS, encoded by the coding sequence GCGAAGGATCGTGGAGATGCGAGGCGTGGTGAAGACGTTCGAGGACGGACGCGTTCGCGCCCTGGACGGCGTCGACCTCGAAGTCTACGCCGGGGAGTGGGTGGCCGTGGTCGGGCCTTCCGGCTGCGGAAAGTCGACGCTGCTGCACCTGATCGCTGCCCTGGACCGCCCGGACTCGGGCACGATCATCGTCAATGGCGAGGACCTCGGTAAGGAGAGGGACCTTTCTCGTCACCGCGCCCGCGAAGTGGGGCTGGTGTTCCAGTTGGACAACCTGCTGCCCACGCTGACGGCGAGCGAGAACGTGCAGGTACCAATGTTCGAGGCGGGGATCAGCGCCAGCGAACGGCAGGCCCGCGCCCTGAACCTTCTTGACCTTGTCGGCCTGGCGGACAAGGCGCACAATCGGCCGAGCCAGCTGTCAGGCGGGGAACGTCAGCGCGTTGCGATCGCCCGGGCGCTCGCGAACGAGCCTGGCATCCTCCTCGCCGACGAGCCGACGGGCCGCCTCGACTCCACAAGCGGCCGCCGCATCCTCGACCTCCTCGACGACCTGCGCCGGAAACGCGGACTCACGATCATCCTCGTAACTCACGACCCCGCGGTGGCGGCGCGAAGCGACCGCGTCGTGCGCATGCTCGACGGGCGGGTGGTGGGAGAGGAACGGCTGCAGGCGGCGCCGGGCGCGGCGGCGTCCTGA